From the genome of Vulpes lagopus strain Blue_001 chromosome 2, ASM1834538v1, whole genome shotgun sequence, one region includes:
- the FFAR2 gene encoding LOW QUALITY PROTEIN: free fatty acid receptor 2 (The sequence of the model RefSeq protein was modified relative to this genomic sequence to represent the inferred CDS: deleted 1 base in 1 codon) — MTNWRSPLILTAYIVIFLTGLPANLLALRAFIGRVRQPHPAPVHILLLSLTLADLLLLLLLPFKMIEAAYDFRWYLPELLCALTGFGFYSSIYCSTWLLAGISIERYLGVAFPVQYKLSRKPVYGVIAAVIAWVMSFGHCTIVIIGQYWNSTHNATSESGITCYENFTKAQLDVVLPVRLELCLFLFFVPMVITIFCYWRFVWIMLTQPHVGAQRRRRAVGLAVVTLLNFLVCFGPYNVSHLVGFFTKKSPLWRAEAVVFSSLNASLDPLLFYFSSSAVRRAFGRGLQILRHQSASLLGRRGKETTEGTSGDRGVSQAEGAPSSDFTTE, encoded by the exons ATGACAAACTGGCGCAGCCCCCTCATCCTCACGGCCTACATCGTCATCTTCCTCACCGGCCTCCCCGCCAACCTCCTGGCCCTGCGGGCCTTCATAGGACGGGTCCGCCAGCCCCACCCGGCCCCCGTGCACATCCTGCTGCTCAGCCTGACGCTGGCGgacctcctgctgctgctgctgctgcccttcAAGATGATCGAGGCCGCGTACGACTTCCGCTGGTACCTGCCCGAGTTACTCTGCGCCCTCACGGGGTTCGGCTTCTACAGCAGCATCTACTGCAGCACGTGGCTCCTGGCGGGCATCAGCATCGAGCGCTACCTGGGAGTGGCCTTCCCCGTGCAGTACAAGCTGTCCCGCAAGCCGGTGTACGGAGTGATTGCGGCCGTGATCGCCTGGGTCATGTCCTTCGGTCACTGCACCATCGTGATCATCGGCCAGTACTGGAACTCAACCCATAATGCCACAAGTGAGAGTGGCATCACCTGCTATGAGAACTTCACCAAAGCTCAGCTGGATGTGGTGCTTCCTGTGAGGCTGGAGCTGTGCCTCTTCCTGTTCTTTGTCCCCATGGTGATCACCATCTTCTGCTACTGGCGCTTTGTGTGGATCATGCTCACCCAGCCCCACGTCGGGGCTCAGAGGCGGCGCAGAGCTGTAGGGCTGGCTGTCGTGACGCTCCTTAATTTCCTGGTGTGCTTCGGGCCTTACAACGTATCCCACTTGGTGGGGTTTTTCACGAAGAAGAGCCCCCTGTGGAGGGCTGAAGCCGTGGTATTCAGTTCCCTCAATGCCAGTCTGGACCCcctgcttttctatttctcttcgTCAGCTGTGCGTAGAGCCTTTGGAAGG GGACTGCAGATCCTGAGGCATCAGAGCGCCTCCCTGCTGGGGCGCAGAGGCAAAGAGACAACAGAGGGGACGAGCGGGGACAGGGGTGTGAGTCAAGCAGAGGGAGCTCCGAGTTCTGACTTCACCACAGAATAG